A stretch of the Perca flavescens isolate YP-PL-M2 chromosome 10, PFLA_1.0, whole genome shotgun sequence genome encodes the following:
- the atp11c gene encoding phospholipid-transporting ATPase 11C isoform X3, with translation MLRRRLNRLLGGDERRVDSRTIYVGHRSSSTSEVFIPPKFCDNRIVSSKYTVWNFLPKNLFEQFRRIANFYFLIIFLVQVIVDTPTSPVTSGLPLFFVITVTAIKQGYEDWLRHKADNEVNKYLVTVLEQGRKIRKESEKIKVGDVVEVEEDETFPCDLILLQSSRDDDTCFVTTASLDGESNHKTHYTVPDMEKDLESLNATIECEQPQPDLYKFVGRMHIYKNEQETAVRSLGPENLLLKGATLKNTQKICGVAVYTGMETKMALNYQGKSQKRSAVEKSINAFLLVYLCILVSKALVCTTLKYVWQSKPGQDEPWYNEKTQKEKDTNLYLKMFTDFLSFMVLFNFIIPVSMYVTVEMQKFLGSFFITWDKDFFDPEIKEGALVNTSDLNEELGQVEYVFTDKTGTLTQNNMEFIECCIDGFQYKYRDANSELDGFCVTDGPVNKVQQKAGREREELFLRALCLCHTVQVKESTQQSQGDGLIDQVDGFGVDGEVPHPPQEQRGFIASSPDEVALVKGAMRYGFTFLGLESKTMKILTRNNDVEMYELLHVLNFDPVRRRMSVIVRSKSGDTLLFCKGADSSIFPRVRQEEVERIRMNVERNATEGYRTLCVAYKYLSAEEYAQADAGLREARLALQDREEKLITVYNQVETGMSLIGATAVEDRLQEEAAETMEALQGAGIKVWVLTGDKMETAKSTCYACRLFQRNTELLELTVRTLEDGGKKREKRLKDLLHEYHKKAVQDAPPVKAGVTRTWSSATQDYGFIIDGATLSMVLNSSSESNSSCNKNLFLEICQNCASVLCCRMAPLQKAQIVKMVKNSKGSPITLSIGDGANDVSMILEAHVGIGIKGKEGRQAVRNSDYAIPKLKHLKKLLLAHGHLYYVRIAHLVQYFFYKNLCFILPQFLYQFFCGYSQQPLYDAAYLTMYNICFTSMPILAYSLLEQHICMEVLLDNSTLYREIAKNAMLRWGPFLYWTLLGVFHGLLFFFGVRYLFSNPALQDNGQVFGNWSYGTIVFTVLVFTVTLKLALDTRHWTWINHFVIWGSLAFYMFFSFFWGGIIWPFLKQQRLYFVFANMLSSVSAWLVIILLILLSLLPEILLVVFRKPRGPHTRQLSEGGLLQTSRLQRSHHYPTST, from the exons CTTGGCGGCGATGAAAGAAGAGTAGACAGTAGGACTATCTATGTTGGTCATCGGTCATCTTCAACCAGTGAGGTTTTCATCCCACCCAAGTTCTGTGATAACAGGATTGTGTCCTCCAAG TATACAGTTTGGAACTTTCTACCAAAGAACCTGTTTGAGCAGTTTAGAAGAATTGCCAATTTCTACTTCCTTATCATCTTCCTGGTGCAG GTAATAGTGGACACCCCCACCAGCCCAGTCACCAGTGGCCTACCCTTATTTTTTGTGATTACAGTAACCGCTATCAAGCAG GGCTATGAGGACTGGCTACGGCACAAGGCTGACAATGAGGTGAATAAGTACCTAGTGACCGTGCTGGAGCAAGGCCGGAAGATACGGAAGGAGAGTGAGAAGATCAAG GTTGGAGATGTTGTTGAGGTGGAGGAAGATGAGACCTTTCCCTGTGATTTAATACTGCTGCAGTCTAGCCGAGATGACGACACATGTTTCGTTACCACCGCAAGTCTGGATGGAGAGTCCAACCATAAG acacactacacagtgccagacatggagaaggaTCTGGAATCTCTCAACGCCACCATCGAGTGTGAACAGCCACAGCCTGACCTTTACAA GTTTGTAGGCCGTATGCACATCTACAAAAATGAACAGGAGACTGCAGTGAG GTCTTTGGGCCCAGAAAACCTTCTGCTGAAAGGGGCAACTTTAAAGAACACTCAGAAAATCTGTG GTGTTGCAGTTTATACTGGCATGGAGACAAAGATGGCTCTCAACTACCAGGGCAAGTCTCAGAAACGCTCTGCTGTTGAGAA GTCTATCAATGCCTTCCTTCTGGTTTACCTTTGCATATTGGTGAGCAAGGCCCTAGTGTGCACTACTCTTAAGTATGTGTGGCAAAGCAAGCCTGGGCAGGATGAGCCTTGGTACAATGAGAAAACCCAGAAAGAGAAGGACACCAATCTG TACCTAAAGATGTTCACTGACTTCCTGTCCTTCATGGTGCTCTTCAACTTCATCATTCCGGTGTCCATGTATGTGACGGTTGAGATGCAGAAGTTTTTGGGATCCTTTTTCATCACATGGGACAAGGACTTCTTTGACCCTGAAATCAAGGAGGGGGCACTGGTCAACACTTCAGACCTCAATGAGGAGCTGGGACAG GTGGAGTATGTCTTTACAGACAAGACGGGCACCCTCACTCAGAACAACATGGAGTTCATAGAGTGCTGCATTGACGGCTTTCAGTACAAGTACCGGGACGCAAACTCAGAGTTGGACGGATTCTGTGTCACAGATGGACCTGTGAACAAAGTGCAGCAGAAAGCTGGCAGG GAGAGGGAAGAGCTGTTTCTGCGTGCCCTGTGTCTGTGCCACACAGTCCAGGTGAAGGAGTCTACTCAGCAGAGCCAAGGGGACGGACTGATAGACCAGGTGGATGGCTTCGGGGTGGATGGAGAGGTGCCTCATCCACCACAGGAGCAGAGAGGCTTTATCGCCTCCTCCCCTGATGAGGTTGCTCTGGTCAAGGGTGCCATGAG GTATGGCTTCACATTTCTGGGTCTCGAAAGTAAAACCATGAAAATTCTCACCAGGAACAATGATGTTGAAAT GTATGAACTGCTTCACGTGTTGAACTTTGACCCAGTGAGAAGGCGAATGAGTGTAATAGTCAGATCCAAATCAG GTGATACGTTGCTCTTCTGTAAGGGAGCGGACTCTTCCATCTTTCCTCGAGTCAGACAGGAGGAGGTTGAACGGATACGCATGAATGTGGAGCGTAATGCAACA GAGGGCTACCGGACGCTATGTGTGGCCTACAAATATCTCAGTGCAGAAGAGTATGCCCAGGCAGATGCAGGATTGAGGGAAGCTAGACTGGCTCTGCAGGACAGAGAGGAGAAGCTCATTACTGTTTACAACCAAGTGGAGACTGGCATGAGTCTAATAGGAGCTACTGCTGTAGAAGATCG GCTTCAAGAGGAGGCAGCAGAGACCATGGAGGCTCTGCAGGGTGCAGGCATTAAAGTTTGGGTCCTAACGGGGGACAAGATGGAGACGGCAAAGTCCACCTGTTACGCTTGTAGGTTGTTCCAGAGAAATACAGAGCTGTTGGAGCTGACAGTGCGTACTTTGGAGGATGGAGGGAAGAAGCGGGAGAAACGACTGAAGGATCTCTTGCATGAATACCACAAGAAAGCTGTACAGGATGCACCACCGGTAAAGGCTGGCGTCACCAG GACCTGGTCTTCAGCAACCCAGGACTATGGTTTCATCATAGATGGAGCCACTCTATCGATGGTGCTCAACTCCTCCTCTGAATCCAACTCGAGTTGCAACAAGAACCTGTTCCTGGAGATATGTCAAAACTGTGCATCTGTGCTCTGCTGCCGCATGGCTCCTCTACAAAAGGCACAG ATAGTTAAAATGGTGAAGAATTCTAAAGGCAGCCCAATCACCCTTTCCATTGGAGATGGTGCCAATGATGTCAGCATGATTTTGGAAGCTCACGTTGGCATTG GTATTAAGGGTAAAGAGGGTCGGCAGGCAGTGAGGAACAGTGATTATGCCATCCCCAAACTCAAGCACCTCAAGAAACTTTTGTTGGCTCATGGGCATCTCTACTATGTTCGCATTGCACACCTGGTGCAATATTTCTTTTACAAG AACCTTTGCTTCATCTTACCTCAGTTTTTGTACCAGTTCTTCTGTGGCTATTCCCAGCAA CCCCTCTATGATGCGGCCTATCTGACGATGTACAACATCTGCTTCACCTCTATGCCCATCCTGGCTTACAGTCTCTTGGAGCAGCACATCTGCATGGAGGTTCTGCTGGACAATTCTACCCTCTACAG AGAGATTGCTAAGAACGCCATGTTACGGTGGGGACCGTTCCTCTATTGGACTCTACTTGGAGTCTTTCATGGCTTGCTCTTCTTCTTTGGTGTTCGATATTTGTTCAGTAACCCAGCACTGCAGGATAATGGCCAG GTTTTTGGGAACTGGTCATATGGAACAATTGTCTTCACTGTCCTCGTCTTCACTGTCACACTAAAG CTCGCTCTGGACACGCGGCACTGGACATGGATCAACCACTTTGTAATCTGGGGCTCCCTggctttctacatgtttttcAGCTTCTTCTGGGGAGGAATAATATG GCCTTTCTTGAAGCAGCAACGTTTGTACTTTGTGTTTGCCAACATGCTGAGCTCTGTGTCAGCCTGGCTGGTCATCATCTTGCTCATCCTGCTCAGCCTACTGCCAGAGATCCTGCTTGTGGTGTTCCGCAAGCCCCGTGGGCCACACACTCGACAG CTGTCAGAGGGTGGCCTCCTACAAACATCCAG ATTGCAGCGGTCACACCACTATCCTACAAGCACCTGA
- the atp11c gene encoding phospholipid-transporting ATPase 11C isoform X1 — translation MLRRRLNRLLGGDERRVDSRTIYVGHRSSSTSEVFIPPKFCDNRIVSSKYTVWNFLPKNLFEQFRRIANFYFLIIFLVQVIVDTPTSPVTSGLPLFFVITVTAIKQGYEDWLRHKADNEVNKYLVTVLEQGRKIRKESEKIKVGDVVEVEEDETFPCDLILLQSSRDDDTCFVTTASLDGESNHKTHYTVPDMEKDLESLNATIECEQPQPDLYKFVGRMHIYKNEQETAVRSLGPENLLLKGATLKNTQKICGVAVYTGMETKMALNYQGKSQKRSAVEKSINAFLLVYLCILVSKALVCTTLKYVWQSKPGQDEPWYNEKTQKEKDTNLYLKMFTDFLSFMVLFNFIIPVSMYVTVEMQKFLGSFFITWDKDFFDPEIKEGALVNTSDLNEELGQVEYVFTDKTGTLTQNNMEFIECCIDGFQYKYRDANSELDGFCVTDGPVNKVQQKAGREREELFLRALCLCHTVQVKESTQQSQGDGLIDQVDGFGVDGEVPHPPQEQRGFIASSPDEVALVKGAMRYGFTFLGLESKTMKILTRNNDVEMYELLHVLNFDPVRRRMSVIVRSKSGDTLLFCKGADSSIFPRVRQEEVERIRMNVERNATEGYRTLCVAYKYLSAEEYAQADAGLREARLALQDREEKLITVYNQVETGMSLIGATAVEDRLQEEAAETMEALQGAGIKVWVLTGDKMETAKSTCYACRLFQRNTELLELTVRTLEDGGKKREKRLKDLLHEYHKKAVQDAPPVKAGVTRTWSSATQDYGFIIDGATLSMVLNSSSESNSSCNKNLFLEICQNCASVLCCRMAPLQKAQIVKMVKNSKGSPITLSIGDGANDVSMILEAHVGIGIKGKEGRQAVRNSDYAIPKLKHLKKLLLAHGHLYYVRIAHLVQYFFYKNLCFILPQFLYQFFCGYSQQPLYDAAYLTMYNICFTSMPILAYSLLEQHICMEVLLDNSTLYREIAKNAMLRWGPFLYWTLLGVFHGLLFFFGVRYLFSNPALQDNGQVFGNWSYGTIVFTVLVFTVTLKLALDTRHWTWINHFVIWGSLAFYMFFSFFWGGIIWPFLKQQRLYFVFANMLSSVSAWLVIILLILLSLLPEILLVVFRKPRGPHTRQKKPVQSSVGGNQSPRSSARPLLMRTFSDESNTVI, via the exons CTTGGCGGCGATGAAAGAAGAGTAGACAGTAGGACTATCTATGTTGGTCATCGGTCATCTTCAACCAGTGAGGTTTTCATCCCACCCAAGTTCTGTGATAACAGGATTGTGTCCTCCAAG TATACAGTTTGGAACTTTCTACCAAAGAACCTGTTTGAGCAGTTTAGAAGAATTGCCAATTTCTACTTCCTTATCATCTTCCTGGTGCAG GTAATAGTGGACACCCCCACCAGCCCAGTCACCAGTGGCCTACCCTTATTTTTTGTGATTACAGTAACCGCTATCAAGCAG GGCTATGAGGACTGGCTACGGCACAAGGCTGACAATGAGGTGAATAAGTACCTAGTGACCGTGCTGGAGCAAGGCCGGAAGATACGGAAGGAGAGTGAGAAGATCAAG GTTGGAGATGTTGTTGAGGTGGAGGAAGATGAGACCTTTCCCTGTGATTTAATACTGCTGCAGTCTAGCCGAGATGACGACACATGTTTCGTTACCACCGCAAGTCTGGATGGAGAGTCCAACCATAAG acacactacacagtgccagacatggagaaggaTCTGGAATCTCTCAACGCCACCATCGAGTGTGAACAGCCACAGCCTGACCTTTACAA GTTTGTAGGCCGTATGCACATCTACAAAAATGAACAGGAGACTGCAGTGAG GTCTTTGGGCCCAGAAAACCTTCTGCTGAAAGGGGCAACTTTAAAGAACACTCAGAAAATCTGTG GTGTTGCAGTTTATACTGGCATGGAGACAAAGATGGCTCTCAACTACCAGGGCAAGTCTCAGAAACGCTCTGCTGTTGAGAA GTCTATCAATGCCTTCCTTCTGGTTTACCTTTGCATATTGGTGAGCAAGGCCCTAGTGTGCACTACTCTTAAGTATGTGTGGCAAAGCAAGCCTGGGCAGGATGAGCCTTGGTACAATGAGAAAACCCAGAAAGAGAAGGACACCAATCTG TACCTAAAGATGTTCACTGACTTCCTGTCCTTCATGGTGCTCTTCAACTTCATCATTCCGGTGTCCATGTATGTGACGGTTGAGATGCAGAAGTTTTTGGGATCCTTTTTCATCACATGGGACAAGGACTTCTTTGACCCTGAAATCAAGGAGGGGGCACTGGTCAACACTTCAGACCTCAATGAGGAGCTGGGACAG GTGGAGTATGTCTTTACAGACAAGACGGGCACCCTCACTCAGAACAACATGGAGTTCATAGAGTGCTGCATTGACGGCTTTCAGTACAAGTACCGGGACGCAAACTCAGAGTTGGACGGATTCTGTGTCACAGATGGACCTGTGAACAAAGTGCAGCAGAAAGCTGGCAGG GAGAGGGAAGAGCTGTTTCTGCGTGCCCTGTGTCTGTGCCACACAGTCCAGGTGAAGGAGTCTACTCAGCAGAGCCAAGGGGACGGACTGATAGACCAGGTGGATGGCTTCGGGGTGGATGGAGAGGTGCCTCATCCACCACAGGAGCAGAGAGGCTTTATCGCCTCCTCCCCTGATGAGGTTGCTCTGGTCAAGGGTGCCATGAG GTATGGCTTCACATTTCTGGGTCTCGAAAGTAAAACCATGAAAATTCTCACCAGGAACAATGATGTTGAAAT GTATGAACTGCTTCACGTGTTGAACTTTGACCCAGTGAGAAGGCGAATGAGTGTAATAGTCAGATCCAAATCAG GTGATACGTTGCTCTTCTGTAAGGGAGCGGACTCTTCCATCTTTCCTCGAGTCAGACAGGAGGAGGTTGAACGGATACGCATGAATGTGGAGCGTAATGCAACA GAGGGCTACCGGACGCTATGTGTGGCCTACAAATATCTCAGTGCAGAAGAGTATGCCCAGGCAGATGCAGGATTGAGGGAAGCTAGACTGGCTCTGCAGGACAGAGAGGAGAAGCTCATTACTGTTTACAACCAAGTGGAGACTGGCATGAGTCTAATAGGAGCTACTGCTGTAGAAGATCG GCTTCAAGAGGAGGCAGCAGAGACCATGGAGGCTCTGCAGGGTGCAGGCATTAAAGTTTGGGTCCTAACGGGGGACAAGATGGAGACGGCAAAGTCCACCTGTTACGCTTGTAGGTTGTTCCAGAGAAATACAGAGCTGTTGGAGCTGACAGTGCGTACTTTGGAGGATGGAGGGAAGAAGCGGGAGAAACGACTGAAGGATCTCTTGCATGAATACCACAAGAAAGCTGTACAGGATGCACCACCGGTAAAGGCTGGCGTCACCAG GACCTGGTCTTCAGCAACCCAGGACTATGGTTTCATCATAGATGGAGCCACTCTATCGATGGTGCTCAACTCCTCCTCTGAATCCAACTCGAGTTGCAACAAGAACCTGTTCCTGGAGATATGTCAAAACTGTGCATCTGTGCTCTGCTGCCGCATGGCTCCTCTACAAAAGGCACAG ATAGTTAAAATGGTGAAGAATTCTAAAGGCAGCCCAATCACCCTTTCCATTGGAGATGGTGCCAATGATGTCAGCATGATTTTGGAAGCTCACGTTGGCATTG GTATTAAGGGTAAAGAGGGTCGGCAGGCAGTGAGGAACAGTGATTATGCCATCCCCAAACTCAAGCACCTCAAGAAACTTTTGTTGGCTCATGGGCATCTCTACTATGTTCGCATTGCACACCTGGTGCAATATTTCTTTTACAAG AACCTTTGCTTCATCTTACCTCAGTTTTTGTACCAGTTCTTCTGTGGCTATTCCCAGCAA CCCCTCTATGATGCGGCCTATCTGACGATGTACAACATCTGCTTCACCTCTATGCCCATCCTGGCTTACAGTCTCTTGGAGCAGCACATCTGCATGGAGGTTCTGCTGGACAATTCTACCCTCTACAG AGAGATTGCTAAGAACGCCATGTTACGGTGGGGACCGTTCCTCTATTGGACTCTACTTGGAGTCTTTCATGGCTTGCTCTTCTTCTTTGGTGTTCGATATTTGTTCAGTAACCCAGCACTGCAGGATAATGGCCAG GTTTTTGGGAACTGGTCATATGGAACAATTGTCTTCACTGTCCTCGTCTTCACTGTCACACTAAAG CTCGCTCTGGACACGCGGCACTGGACATGGATCAACCACTTTGTAATCTGGGGCTCCCTggctttctacatgtttttcAGCTTCTTCTGGGGAGGAATAATATG GCCTTTCTTGAAGCAGCAACGTTTGTACTTTGTGTTTGCCAACATGCTGAGCTCTGTGTCAGCCTGGCTGGTCATCATCTTGCTCATCCTGCTCAGCCTACTGCCAGAGATCCTGCTTGTGGTGTTCCGCAAGCCCCGTGGGCCACACACTCGACAG AAGAAGCCGGTTCAGTCGAGCGTGGGGGGCAACCAGTCTCCCCGGTCTTCAGCCAGGCCCCTGCTTATGAGAACCTTTTCAGATGAGTCCAATACTGTCATTTAA
- the atp11c gene encoding phospholipid-transporting ATPase 11C isoform X4, protein MLRRRLNRLLGGDERRVDSRTIYVGHRSSSTSEVFIPPKFCDNRIVSSKYTVWNFLPKNLFEQFRRIANFYFLIIFLVQVIVDTPTSPVTSGLPLFFVITVTAIKQGYEDWLRHKADNEVNKYLVTVLEQGRKIRKESEKIKVGDVVEVEEDETFPCDLILLQSSRDDDTCFVTTASLDGESNHKTHYTVPDMEKDLESLNATIECEQPQPDLYKFVGRMHIYKNEQETAVRSLGPENLLLKGATLKNTQKICGVAVYTGMETKMALNYQGKSQKRSAVEKSINAFLLVYLCILVSKALVCTTLKYVWQSKPGQDEPWYNEKTQKEKDTNLYLKMFTDFLSFMVLFNFIIPVSMYVTVEMQKFLGSFFITWDKDFFDPEIKEGALVNTSDLNEELGQVEYVFTDKTGTLTQNNMEFIECCIDGFQYKYRDANSELDGFCVTDGPVNKVQQKAGREREELFLRALCLCHTVQVKESTQQSQGDGLIDQVDGFGVDGEVPHPPQEQRGFIASSPDEVALVKGAMRYGFTFLGLESKTMKILTRNNDVEMYELLHVLNFDPVRRRMSVIVRSKSGDTLLFCKGADSSIFPRVRQEEVERIRMNVERNATEGYRTLCVAYKYLSAEEYAQADAGLREARLALQDREEKLITVYNQVETGMSLIGATAVEDRLQEEAAETMEALQGAGIKVWVLTGDKMETAKSTCYACRLFQRNTELLELTVRTLEDGGKKREKRLKDLLHEYHKKAVQDAPPVKAGVTRTWSSATQDYGFIIDGATLSMVLNSSSESNSSCNKNLFLEICQNCASVLCCRMAPLQKAQIVKMVKNSKGSPITLSIGDGANDVSMILEAHVGIGIKGKEGRQAVRNSDYAIPKLKHLKKLLLAHGHLYYVRIAHLVQYFFYKNLCFILPQFLYQFFCGYSQQPLYDAAYLTMYNICFTSMPILAYSLLEQHICMEVLLDNSTLYREIAKNAMLRWGPFLYWTLLGVFHGLLFFFGVRYLFSNPALQDNGQVFGNWSYGTIVFTVLVFTVTLKLALDTRHWTWINHFVIWGSLAFYMFFSFFWGGIIWPFLKQQRLYFVFANMLSSVSAWLVIILLILLSLLPEILLVVFRKPRGPHTRQIAAVTPLSYKHLKERE, encoded by the exons CTTGGCGGCGATGAAAGAAGAGTAGACAGTAGGACTATCTATGTTGGTCATCGGTCATCTTCAACCAGTGAGGTTTTCATCCCACCCAAGTTCTGTGATAACAGGATTGTGTCCTCCAAG TATACAGTTTGGAACTTTCTACCAAAGAACCTGTTTGAGCAGTTTAGAAGAATTGCCAATTTCTACTTCCTTATCATCTTCCTGGTGCAG GTAATAGTGGACACCCCCACCAGCCCAGTCACCAGTGGCCTACCCTTATTTTTTGTGATTACAGTAACCGCTATCAAGCAG GGCTATGAGGACTGGCTACGGCACAAGGCTGACAATGAGGTGAATAAGTACCTAGTGACCGTGCTGGAGCAAGGCCGGAAGATACGGAAGGAGAGTGAGAAGATCAAG GTTGGAGATGTTGTTGAGGTGGAGGAAGATGAGACCTTTCCCTGTGATTTAATACTGCTGCAGTCTAGCCGAGATGACGACACATGTTTCGTTACCACCGCAAGTCTGGATGGAGAGTCCAACCATAAG acacactacacagtgccagacatggagaaggaTCTGGAATCTCTCAACGCCACCATCGAGTGTGAACAGCCACAGCCTGACCTTTACAA GTTTGTAGGCCGTATGCACATCTACAAAAATGAACAGGAGACTGCAGTGAG GTCTTTGGGCCCAGAAAACCTTCTGCTGAAAGGGGCAACTTTAAAGAACACTCAGAAAATCTGTG GTGTTGCAGTTTATACTGGCATGGAGACAAAGATGGCTCTCAACTACCAGGGCAAGTCTCAGAAACGCTCTGCTGTTGAGAA GTCTATCAATGCCTTCCTTCTGGTTTACCTTTGCATATTGGTGAGCAAGGCCCTAGTGTGCACTACTCTTAAGTATGTGTGGCAAAGCAAGCCTGGGCAGGATGAGCCTTGGTACAATGAGAAAACCCAGAAAGAGAAGGACACCAATCTG TACCTAAAGATGTTCACTGACTTCCTGTCCTTCATGGTGCTCTTCAACTTCATCATTCCGGTGTCCATGTATGTGACGGTTGAGATGCAGAAGTTTTTGGGATCCTTTTTCATCACATGGGACAAGGACTTCTTTGACCCTGAAATCAAGGAGGGGGCACTGGTCAACACTTCAGACCTCAATGAGGAGCTGGGACAG GTGGAGTATGTCTTTACAGACAAGACGGGCACCCTCACTCAGAACAACATGGAGTTCATAGAGTGCTGCATTGACGGCTTTCAGTACAAGTACCGGGACGCAAACTCAGAGTTGGACGGATTCTGTGTCACAGATGGACCTGTGAACAAAGTGCAGCAGAAAGCTGGCAGG GAGAGGGAAGAGCTGTTTCTGCGTGCCCTGTGTCTGTGCCACACAGTCCAGGTGAAGGAGTCTACTCAGCAGAGCCAAGGGGACGGACTGATAGACCAGGTGGATGGCTTCGGGGTGGATGGAGAGGTGCCTCATCCACCACAGGAGCAGAGAGGCTTTATCGCCTCCTCCCCTGATGAGGTTGCTCTGGTCAAGGGTGCCATGAG GTATGGCTTCACATTTCTGGGTCTCGAAAGTAAAACCATGAAAATTCTCACCAGGAACAATGATGTTGAAAT GTATGAACTGCTTCACGTGTTGAACTTTGACCCAGTGAGAAGGCGAATGAGTGTAATAGTCAGATCCAAATCAG GTGATACGTTGCTCTTCTGTAAGGGAGCGGACTCTTCCATCTTTCCTCGAGTCAGACAGGAGGAGGTTGAACGGATACGCATGAATGTGGAGCGTAATGCAACA GAGGGCTACCGGACGCTATGTGTGGCCTACAAATATCTCAGTGCAGAAGAGTATGCCCAGGCAGATGCAGGATTGAGGGAAGCTAGACTGGCTCTGCAGGACAGAGAGGAGAAGCTCATTACTGTTTACAACCAAGTGGAGACTGGCATGAGTCTAATAGGAGCTACTGCTGTAGAAGATCG GCTTCAAGAGGAGGCAGCAGAGACCATGGAGGCTCTGCAGGGTGCAGGCATTAAAGTTTGGGTCCTAACGGGGGACAAGATGGAGACGGCAAAGTCCACCTGTTACGCTTGTAGGTTGTTCCAGAGAAATACAGAGCTGTTGGAGCTGACAGTGCGTACTTTGGAGGATGGAGGGAAGAAGCGGGAGAAACGACTGAAGGATCTCTTGCATGAATACCACAAGAAAGCTGTACAGGATGCACCACCGGTAAAGGCTGGCGTCACCAG GACCTGGTCTTCAGCAACCCAGGACTATGGTTTCATCATAGATGGAGCCACTCTATCGATGGTGCTCAACTCCTCCTCTGAATCCAACTCGAGTTGCAACAAGAACCTGTTCCTGGAGATATGTCAAAACTGTGCATCTGTGCTCTGCTGCCGCATGGCTCCTCTACAAAAGGCACAG ATAGTTAAAATGGTGAAGAATTCTAAAGGCAGCCCAATCACCCTTTCCATTGGAGATGGTGCCAATGATGTCAGCATGATTTTGGAAGCTCACGTTGGCATTG GTATTAAGGGTAAAGAGGGTCGGCAGGCAGTGAGGAACAGTGATTATGCCATCCCCAAACTCAAGCACCTCAAGAAACTTTTGTTGGCTCATGGGCATCTCTACTATGTTCGCATTGCACACCTGGTGCAATATTTCTTTTACAAG AACCTTTGCTTCATCTTACCTCAGTTTTTGTACCAGTTCTTCTGTGGCTATTCCCAGCAA CCCCTCTATGATGCGGCCTATCTGACGATGTACAACATCTGCTTCACCTCTATGCCCATCCTGGCTTACAGTCTCTTGGAGCAGCACATCTGCATGGAGGTTCTGCTGGACAATTCTACCCTCTACAG AGAGATTGCTAAGAACGCCATGTTACGGTGGGGACCGTTCCTCTATTGGACTCTACTTGGAGTCTTTCATGGCTTGCTCTTCTTCTTTGGTGTTCGATATTTGTTCAGTAACCCAGCACTGCAGGATAATGGCCAG GTTTTTGGGAACTGGTCATATGGAACAATTGTCTTCACTGTCCTCGTCTTCACTGTCACACTAAAG CTCGCTCTGGACACGCGGCACTGGACATGGATCAACCACTTTGTAATCTGGGGCTCCCTggctttctacatgtttttcAGCTTCTTCTGGGGAGGAATAATATG GCCTTTCTTGAAGCAGCAACGTTTGTACTTTGTGTTTGCCAACATGCTGAGCTCTGTGTCAGCCTGGCTGGTCATCATCTTGCTCATCCTGCTCAGCCTACTGCCAGAGATCCTGCTTGTGGTGTTCCGCAAGCCCCGTGGGCCACACACTCGACAG ATTGCAGCGGTCACACCACTATCCTACAAGCACCTGAAGGAGCGCGAATAA